From the Spiribacter sp. 2438 genome, one window contains:
- a CDS encoding FAD-dependent monooxygenase — MMDDACDYDVLIAGGGLVGASLAVALQGSGLRVAVVEPVSPRDSRQPSFDDRQTALAPTSRRFFLNLGLWESLAGGVEPIRRIHVSDRGHGGFTRLDAEEEGLPALGHVAPNRLLGAVLGPAMRQAADVFCPAEIRDTSVVLTEDGVAGDTPGAGADPSPRGAAGAGGAGSATATGTATADTHSVARHVVIETEDGTRTVSTRLLVVADGMGSRTRDALGVGLDERDYGQSAIIANLRTRRPHQGTAYERFTPEGPLALLPVANAMSLVWTLPHDEANAVATEWSDQDFLARLQDAFGWRLGRLEAVGERSVYPLRAVTAECFATDRAVILGNAAHALHPVAGQGLNLALRDVAGLAEALGAAPPRHQNDPADGDTAGWNASPAPGLEGDAARESAPAPAITDPGNPAILAAYARARQSDYRRTFVFTDGLVRVFSNEFLPLVAARNIGLTALDLFPPARRQLLKQATGAAGDVPILCQ; from the coding sequence GGTGGCGGCCTGGTGGGGGCCAGCCTCGCCGTGGCCCTGCAGGGCAGCGGTCTGCGGGTGGCGGTGGTGGAGCCGGTCTCGCCCCGGGACTCCCGCCAGCCGAGCTTCGACGATCGCCAGACCGCGCTGGCGCCCACCTCCCGGCGGTTTTTTCTGAACCTGGGGCTCTGGGAAAGCCTCGCCGGCGGCGTCGAGCCGATTCGCCGCATTCACGTGTCGGACCGCGGCCATGGCGGGTTCACGCGGCTGGACGCCGAGGAAGAGGGCCTGCCGGCGCTGGGTCACGTGGCGCCGAATCGGTTGCTGGGGGCGGTGCTGGGGCCGGCCATGCGTCAGGCGGCGGACGTCTTCTGTCCCGCGGAAATACGGGATACGTCGGTGGTACTGACGGAGGACGGAGTGGCGGGTGATACGCCCGGAGCCGGCGCTGATCCGTCGCCTCGGGGCGCCGCTGGGGCCGGGGGTGCCGGCAGCGCCACGGCCACCGGTACCGCCACGGCCGATACGCACTCCGTCGCACGTCACGTGGTGATCGAGACGGAGGACGGAACACGTACCGTGTCCACCCGTCTGCTGGTGGTGGCGGACGGCATGGGCTCCCGCACCCGCGATGCCCTGGGCGTCGGCCTGGACGAGCGGGACTACGGCCAGAGCGCCATCATCGCCAACCTGCGCACCCGCCGGCCGCACCAGGGCACCGCCTACGAACGCTTCACGCCGGAGGGGCCGCTGGCCCTGCTCCCCGTCGCCAACGCCATGTCCCTGGTCTGGACCCTGCCCCATGACGAGGCCAACGCCGTGGCCACGGAATGGTCCGATCAGGACTTTCTCGCCCGGCTTCAGGACGCCTTCGGCTGGCGGCTCGGGCGCCTCGAAGCGGTGGGCGAGCGCAGCGTCTATCCCCTGCGCGCCGTCACCGCCGAGTGCTTTGCCACCGACCGGGCGGTCATCCTCGGCAATGCCGCCCATGCCCTGCACCCGGTGGCGGGCCAGGGGCTTAACCTGGCGCTGCGGGATGTGGCCGGGCTCGCCGAGGCGCTGGGGGCCGCGCCGCCACGGCACCAAAATGACCCGGCGGATGGCGACACCGCCGGGTGGAACGCGTCGCCGGCTCCGGGTCTGGAAGGAGACGCCGCCCGCGAGTCGGCCCCGGCTCCGGCCATCACGGATCCCGGCAATCCCGCCATCCTGGCGGCCTATGCCCGGGCCCGGCAGAGCGACTACCGGCGGACGTTTGTCTTCACCGATGGCCTGGTGCGGGTGTTCTCCAACGAGTTCCTGCCCCTGGTGGCGGCCCGCAACATCGGCCTCACCGCGCTGGACCTGTTCCCGCCGGCCCGGCGGCAGCTGCTCAAGCAGGCCACCGGCGCCGCCGGCGACGTGCCCATCCTCTGTCAGTGA